In Euphorbia lathyris chromosome 2, ddEupLath1.1, whole genome shotgun sequence, the sequence tgtcgcatttgcgacgaaatgtgACAGcaagttgtcgcatttgcgacgaaatgcgacagctgttgtcgcatttgcgacaaaATGCGACAGCGATTgttgcatttgtgacgaaatgcgataaATTCGtcataaatgcgacaacaatggaggaaattgACGGAAAATagtggaaaatagaggaaattgaaacaataccattacagatgaagaaagaggcaagactagCAAGAAAAACATgcatataagctaaaaacatacaatttctacgggaaattgaacataatacttcaataatcgctaacgattggtatcagaaattgaagaagaggaagaagaagaagaagaaggaggaggaggaggaggagaagaagaaccaatcgaagaagaaagaagaagaagaagaatcgaaCGGAGAAGAAGATTCAatcgaagaagaaagaagaagaagaatcgatcgaagaagaagaatggatcgaatagaaatatgggtattcttgtccaaagttgatgaaagtgtctaatttggtgatatTGAAGCAAagtgagttaaatatgtaaattgacccttttaattgggctagatttgtaattagtcCATTAATGTAGGTGGAAGTTAAAAGAGGTaatagaaaggaaaagggaGTTAAgtaaatgaaagttaaaaattatctttattttaaagtttatagaatttaaatgtgattaaaaatttaattttatttaaaagtttaaatatgctgagaaaaagttatatttattttgcatagataaattattttaataaacttTCGATTTATtttatgggtaattaatttattagtgtctatattttgacaaaacatactgtttattctttgtatttttcaaaaacacacggtgaAGTCCTTaatgtttttctcggtgaactgttcagtctctaacgtttttctcggtgaactgtttagtctctgccgttagactctcatgaagattttgttagtcaatttggatttgcattcttcttttcctttatttttccttcctttaaactctaatgcatccgaaatcaactttgagtgttctttttcttgattttcttcttaatcgttcaaattcgtaagcattgggtctgttctttttctttttctccatacaaatagcttcttcttctaatttggatttcctcttctgaagtttgaaggtaaatagtaaagggtaatttagtcatttccgaagtcataaacggtaaaaaaaatctaacaaacagacggaaggactaaacagttagagatcttaccatgtgtttttaaaaatacaaggactaaacagtgtgttttgtcaaaatatagaaaCTAATAAATTAGTTATCCTTATTTTATTAATCCCAATTTGTAGATTAGAGTTTGGAGGCGGGAGGGAGTAAGAATTAACCTTAATTGGTAAACAAAATTAATGTGATGCCTTCCaaacaagggttaaaagaagCGTGCTTGACCATAAACAATGCGTCTGGCTGGAACATTGACTCGAAGCTCTGAAGCTCTAACCATTAATTTGATATGAGTCGCAAGAGAGACAAACCCTACTTCTCCCGTCATGAACGCGCTCCCTACCCCAAACGCCGTCGCCCGCTCCCTCCTCCGGTTTCCACCCAAGACCTACCGGACAAGCGTCCACCGCCGCCAGCTCTCCTAGTTATGGGTTTGTCGCCGGATTGTTCGGTTCTCGACCTCAAGTCAAGGTTCGAGATCTATGGTTCAATCTCTCGGATTCGAATTGACCGTGATGGCGTCGGCCACATAACTTATCGCTCCAAGGACTCCGGCGAAGCTGCCATAGCTGCTTCCCTTGACATTTCCTTTGGCATCACCGTTGATTCCAAAAGAGTATGCCATTTATTTCCCCCTTATCAATTTCAATTAATCAGAAATTCAAAACCCTAGCTTTCAATTGTTACAGATTTCTGATAATATTAGACTGATTTACGCCGGGATTTGATGCAGGTGCAGGTATTATGGGCAACGGATCCGCTTGCGCAATGGAGAGAGGGAGTCGGGATTGGAGGTAAAAAAGAAAGTGGGTCATCCTCCAAATTGTTGCGGGCTGAGATACCCTTAAGCAGACATGGCCGAAGTAATAAGCTTGCTTCTGCCATTGTGAACCCGAGAAGTAGCAGTAATGATGTTCCTGGTGGCCTAGATGTGCCTTTCAAAGGCAGGGAGATAATTGCCTATGATGATATTCTTTAGCATATGCTTTTCTTCTTTTGTACCAGTAGGAGTGTGGTGATTCTTTTTGGATTCATGCCTGGGATCTAAGTGTGTCGTATGGAAGGCTATCAACTAATTAGAAGATATTGGTGAAGTGAAGAATTTGAGGCTTGATTGCTCTTTGGCTTTCATtctaggattttttttttttcttgtttcccTACTTAGGAAAAGCTTTCTTTAGCCAAAATGTAAATGTGTTGTAATTTTCAAGAGTTAGATTATTGGaaataaattgatattttggatGGTTGCACAGATTGATGGCATTCGTGAATTAATAAAAGGATGCAGTTTGAGTACGTTAGAGCTGCTATTGTGATTGTTATTATTTGTGGATGCAAAGGCTAGACGCCATTTGGAAATATTTTGGATTTGTCTATGGTGTTTTGCACcaactatatataaaaaagtagtACAAATTTGTGTTATAAGGCTTAAGTTGTGGCAAGTGCTATGTGATTTTTGTGTATTTAGTTGGTGATCCATATAGAGACAGGCAGTGTTTGATTTTAGGGTAAGAAATTGTCTGATTTGAGGAGTGTTTCAGGAACGAACGAGAAACTGATCAGTTGAATACAAGCACTATTATTGAATGAGAAAATTGGTTAGCAAAAGGATTCAAATTGCTTTATATTGTGAAGATGCTTTTGTTCTTATTttgttgcatttttttttactcCACAGCCGCTATTATTGCTCTAACGTCGGAAACAGAAGACAAAACAGGTAAACCATAATTTGATGGAAAGCACGTACGAAACAAATCACTTTGTTTGCATCATGGAACGTAAATAGGAAGACaatgaatttttttcttattaccATCTCAAGAATTTGAGAATCCAATCTAATCATATAAAGAAAGACACGGACTTTTCTTCCACAAATACTCTGGTTGGATTCATTAAATATGAAAACTTCCCTTCTTTAATATACAAAGGGAAAATCTATGATACAAGTCCACTATCCAAGAGATCTTACATGATATACGGCGTCGTATATATACATCTGCCTCTGTCactcaaaactaaaaaatagGCTTCTGAACCCTGTCCGacagaaagaaagaaagtgaTGGAAGAAAACTATAAAACCGACGGAGCAAAAGAACAACAAGGAGAAGAGCAGGAAGTATGGAGCTGGGGAGCAGGAACAGAGGGGCAGCTGGGCACAGGAAAGCTCGAGGATGAGCACCTCCCTCAATTACTTCATCTTCTTTATCCCTCCTCCGCTGGACCCATCTCCACCCTTGCCTGCGGCGGCGCTCACGTTATTGCTTTGACTTCTGGTACTTATCTTGCGACTCACTTTTATTCGATTGAAATCTAATCGAATCGTTGGGGGGTTTTGTGGATGTTTTGATCAAATTGAATCAATTTGCAGGTGGGAAAGTACTAACATGGGGCAGAGGTACATCTGGTGAATTAGGCCATGGAGAGTTGCTTAATAGTTTACATCCAAAGCCTGTAAATTTATTGGATGATTATTTCATAACTCACGTCTCTGCTGGATGGAGCCACTCTGGGTTTGTTTCAGGTTCTTACTCTGACTATGCTCTTCTTTCTCATTCACTGATAATGCATTTGTAGTGAGGATTTTCTTCACaattaatcttttatttgttGCTCTTTATTAGATAGCGGTTGCCTTTTTACATGTGGGGATGGTTCATTTGGTCAGCTTGGGCATGGCGATTACCAGTCACATAGTACTCCTGTTAAAGTTTCATACTTTGCTGATAGGCATGTTGAGCAGATAGCATGCGGCATGCGACATTCACTTGTCTTGTTGAAAGGTGATTGTTTAATGAACACCAAATTCCACAATTTGTAATTGTCTTATTATGTGTTGATGCTGTTTCATGATGATTTGTATgccatttttcttttatataataTGTTGAGTGAGTATGTGATGATGAATAGGATTACTTGATTTGATGATGAAATTAGAAAAGTAGTATAAAATTGGGTTGTTAAAGCCAAAGGAATTAATGGAAATGTAAAAGAATTTTTCATAACTTTCAAAACATTTAGCATATACCAATTGTTTTGTTTATGTTAATAAGTAATGTCATAGCAGTGCAGATTGTTCACAGAATCTAGTTTACTCTTTTGGTGCTGGAAAGCGTCATCAATTGGGGATCTCCAAAGGTAAGGTTAAATCAGTTGGTCTTCCCCAAGTTACCTGTGGATTTGAAGATGTTGAAATCGTTAGCATCAGTGCAAATGGAGATCATAGTGCTGCATTATCTGGTTAGTGGTCATTAGGCTGTAAGAAGTACATTATAATTTCAAGtatcaatatttttttatcctaGTTTCTTATTCATGTGAAGCcacaaaaaatcattttttcatGAAATAAGGTTGCATAGATGATTCGAAATGGTGTCACTTTTAGATTCTTATTCCTAAATATTGATGATTTACCTTACCTGTCAAATTAGGTGATGGCAATCTGTATATTTGGGGAAGAGGCTTTCCTGGCACTTCTGATGTTGATGTTCCTCATTGTTTGATTTCATCATCAAGGTTCGTCAAAGTCGCTCTTGGATGGAATCATGCTTTAGTATTGTCTGGTAGATgctcaatttctttttcttaaatcCCAATCTGTTCACTCTTTTTATCTTTCTGACTGCACCTATCCTAATATGCTTCTCTATTCTTAAAAATTTAGTATAATACCTTGTTCTTATGAATACGTTGAACAGCTGATGGGGAAGTCTTTATTCTTGGTGGTGATCGCCATGGAGCGCTTTGTGATCTTGACAAAATAAGCTCATTGAAGAATTTAACCGGTAACACATAACGTTGCCGTATAAGGAATGCTTTAAACTATATGCATCACTAGAATTCATGAATATTTTACATTATCATCTATTAGCCTTTTAGAACTAAGAAAAAGTAGTTTCTGCATTTTACTATCCAAAGTAAAATGTTAGTCCTCTATATTCATTCTTAGCATTGGCATGCTATTCTGATATATGAAATCTGTGTGTTTCGCATTCCAGCAGATTTGACGCATACTTTTTTGGAACGAGTCTCAAGTATTGAAGGGATAAAAGTTGTAGAGGTTGCTGCTGGAGCTGAGCATTCTGCTTTATTAACAGGTAAGATTTGTTTACGTTATGAATCTTAATTTTCCTTCTTATGAACAACACTTGAATGGGAGCTCATGTGTCGCGTAATATTCGAATGACAGCGGATGGATCAATAATGACATGGGGATGGGGTGAACATGGTCAACTTGGCTTAGGGAACACAAGTGACTACACCTACCCTCAACCTGTGAGTCTTGGTGCAAACACTGGGAACCAAGATGTCATTTTGAGAGTTTACTGTGGAAGCGGGTTTACATTCGCAACAAAGTCGCCCCGCCTTGTGAGGCCTGACTGCATTTTCTAATAATCTTTTTTGTTACTAAATGTTCAATGTGTTTCTACATGGATTGTATTTatactaatatttttttagattatATCTACCTTATTGTAGTATATtgtaaaattctaaaattaaaaGAATGATAAGATTTGAATAATGGAGAATGCCATTTTGATCACGTGGACTTTTAATGATCACGTAGTATTGCTTAGATCTGGCTTtcgcttactttgtttttttatgtgTATTTTCACAATTGGATGAtgaaaaaagggcggcccggtcgcattaccaCAATTGGATGATGAAGCgtaaaattaattcaatagtgaaaatatacaaaacaatacttattttatcaaaaacaaagtaagtatagCCTCTACCTGAATTCTAAGAATGAATGACCAAATACCATATGGTCATTAAGGTCAGTGGTAAGACATTGAATCTCTGCTTGACaggtttgaggttcgattcTCCACTCCGTCAAAATTTAGCCCTAACGGAGGGagaatttcataaaaaaattcagatccaaatttgtatttatttgttattgattTAAGTAGATGATTtatatgtttcaaaaaaaaaaaaaaagtagatgaTTTATATAGATAAGCTGTTGCATTTagctttaattttgaaaatgtgaaaaattgaAATCACTCGGACGAATACAATATTCAAAATTTGAAATTGAACTATATATGCCCAATTTGTTacaatttgaattataatgGCTGAAAATATCAGT encodes:
- the LOC136218076 gene encoding uncharacterized protein At1g27050; this translates as MSRKRDKPYFSRHERAPYPKRRRPLPPPVSTQDLPDKRPPPPALLVMGLSPDCSVLDLKSRFEIYGSISRIRIDRDGVGHITYRSKDSGEAAIAASLDISFGITVDSKRVQVLWATDPLAQWREGVGIGGKKESGSSSKLLRAEIPLSRHGRSNKLASAIVNPRSSSNDVPGGLDVPFKGREIIAYDDIL
- the LOC136218077 gene encoding ultraviolet-B receptor UVR8 isoform X2, whose amino-acid sequence is MEENYKTDGAKEQQGEEQEVWSWGAGTEGQLGTGKLEDEHLPQLLHLLYPSSAGPISTLACGGAHVIALTSGGKVLTWGRGTSGELGHGELLNSLHPKPVNLLDDYFITHVSAGWSHSGFVSDSGCLFTCGDGSFGQLGHGDYQSHSTPVKVSYFADRHVEQIACGMRHSLVLLKDCSQNLVYSFGAGKRHQLGISKGKVKSVGLPQVTCGFEDVEIVSISANGDHSAALSGDGNLYIWGRGFPGTSDVDVPHCLISSSRFVKVALGWNHALVLSADGEVFILGGDRHGALCDLDKISSLKNLTDLTHTFLERVSSIEGIKVVEVAAGAEHSALLTADGSIMTWGWGEHGQLGLGNTSDYTYPQPVSLGANTGNQDVILRVYCGSGFTFATKSPRLVRPDCIF
- the LOC136218077 gene encoding ultraviolet-B receptor UVR8 isoform X1, with protein sequence MEENYKTDGAKEQQGEEQEVWSWGAGTEGQLGTGKLEDEHLPQLLHLLYPSSAGPISTLACGGAHVIALTSGGKVLTWGRGTSGELGHGELLNSLHPKPVNLLDDYFITHVSAGWSHSGFVSDSGCLFTCGDGSFGQLGHGDYQSHSTPVKVSYFADRHVEQIACGMRHSLVLLKDCSQNLVYSFGAGKRHQLGISKGKVKSVGLPQVTCGFEDVEIVSISANGDHSAALSGDGNLYIWGRGFPGTSDVDVPHCLISSSRFVKVALGWNHALVLSADGEVFILGGDRHGALCDLDKISSLKNLTADLTHTFLERVSSIEGIKVVEVAAGAEHSALLTADGSIMTWGWGEHGQLGLGNTSDYTYPQPVSLGANTGNQDVILRVYCGSGFTFATKSPRLVRPDCIF